The Pelmatolapia mariae isolate MD_Pm_ZW linkage group LG9, Pm_UMD_F_2, whole genome shotgun sequence genome has a segment encoding these proteins:
- the cbln2b gene encoding cerebellin-2b has protein sequence MVPARCPGRCAILALALLLGCGVAFCLGQNDTEPIVLEGKCLVVCDSNPSSDGAVTSSLGISVRSAGAKVAFSAVRGTNHEPSEMSNTSMTIYFDQVLVNIGNHFDLKTSVFQAPRRGIYSFSFHVVKVYNRQTIQVNLMQNDYPVISAFAGDQDVTREAASNGVLLMVEREDRVYLKLERGTLMGGWKYSTFSGFLVFPL, from the exons ATGGTGCCAGCGCGCTGCCCGGGACGCTGTGCCATACTGGCACTGGCCCTCCTCTTGGGATGCGGCGTGGCTTTCTGCCTTGGCCAGAACGACACGGAACCCATAGTTCTCGAGGGGAAGTGTCTAGTGGTGTGCGACTCGAACCCTTCTTCGGACGGCGCAGTCACCTCCTCACTTGGCATTTCAGTCCGCTCCGCTGGGGCAAAGGTGGCTTTTTCAGCCGTGCGTGGAACCAACCATGAGCCGTCAGAGATGAGCAACACGTCCATGACCATCTATTTTGACCAG GTTTTAGTGAACATCGGCAACCATTTCGATCTCAAAACGAGTGTTTTCCAGGCTCCAAGAAGGGGAATCTATAGTTTCAGCTTTCACGTGGTGAAGGTCTACAACAGACAAACTATACAG GTGAACCTGATGCAGAATGATTATCCGGTTATATCAGCATTCGCCGGTGACCAGGACGTTACGAGAGAGGCGGCCAGCAACGGAGTACTGCTGATGGTTGAACGGGAGGACCGTGTCTATCTGAAGCTGGAACGGGGCACCCTAATGGGCGGATGGAAATACTCCACCTTCTCAGGCTTTCTAGTCTTTCCTCTATAA
- the fbxo15 gene encoding F-box only protein 15 isoform X1: MAASKAVVPGRALRTSKRADKSSPASTQSFMERLPSEILIKILSYLDASTLCCINHINKLFYQLANSNALWRNLYIADFSKNKKCMDKSLLRMATMEVQDRPEGYYKRLYFKTVAECDMIKWTRRLGLISIHTGLPSQTEWVLRNLNVTWELTVMDKSGRERTLEQSRSQFTETSVTLCWSGGDRLPDYQQISTLQLYGVRRLACVSPKRPVCRSLMAKLDMQTLTKNMQVIGQDRLVQLKLLQPGIIIGVWRDQCSVAFIMFTLHFHKLVERSTQGSSVCSYVEPVVQPPYCDIDPEYGLHGYQLHIVLHNTVCELMSGSFSQLFCHRTQISDGLIQLTVISSTNLSQHTPLSGDITLPWRCEALQGTVENCCIMSLTLLDEFRKPFKCVTSPVSAELERTPVCYDYDGEHYLIHYQDSDVQVKMLLVWMNEQKQFILISLVVYVSVCYVNKYFSRDY; this comes from the exons ATGGCGGCTTCGAAAGCAGTCGTTCCCGGACGAGCATTAAGGACGTCCAAAAGAGCTGACAAATCATCCCCAGCGTCCACTCAGAGCTTTATGGAAAG ACTGCCATCTGAGATCCTGATTAAGATTTTGTCATACCTGGATGCTTCCACACTTTGCTGCATAAACCACATCAATAAGCTCTTCTATCAGCTTGCCAACAGCAA TGCTCTTTGGAGAAATCTTTACATTGCGGATTTCAGCAAGAATAAAAAGTGCATGGACAAATCTCTGTTGAGGATGGCCACGATGGAGGTGCAGGATCGACCCGAAGGTTACTATAAGAGGCTGTACTTCAAGACTGTAGCTGAATGTGACATGATCAAGTGGACGAGGCGGCTTGGACTCATCAGTATTCACACAGGGCTACCCAGCCAAACAGAGTGGGTCCTCAG AAACTTGAACGTCACCTGGGAACTGACAGTCATGGATAAGTCAGGGCGTGAGCGCACTTTGGAGCAGAGCCGGTCCCAGTTCACTGAGACTTCAGTGACACTGTGCTGGAGCGGAGGAGACCGCTTGCCCGACTACCAGCAGATTTCCACCCTTCAGCTCTACGGTGTCAGGAGGCTAGCCTGCGTCAGCCCAAAGAG ACCTGTTTGTAGGTCCCTCATGGCAAAGTTAGACATGCAGACTCTAACTAAGAACATGCAAGTCATTGGCCAGGACAGATTGGTGCAGCTTAAGTTGCTACAGCCTGGCATCATCATCGGTGTCTGGAGG gaccAGTGCTCAGTTGCCTTTATCATGTTCACCCTCCACTTCCACAAGCTGGTGGAAAGAAGCACTCAGGGATCTTCTGTTTG TTCTTATGTGGAGCCGGTGGTCCAACCCCCTTACTGTGATATAGACCCTGAATACGGTCTCCATGGTTACCAGCTACACATTGTTCTCCACAACACTGTATGCGAGCTCATGTCCGGAAGCTTTTCCCAGCTCTTCTGCCACAGAA CTCAGATCTCTGATGGGCTGATCCAGCTAACCGTCATTAGCAGCACAAACTTGTCCCAGCACACACCTCTGTCTGGCGACATCACCCTGCCCTGGCGTTGTGAGGCCCTGCAGGGCACAGTGGAG AATTGCTGCATTATGAGTCTGACTCTGCTAGATGAATTTAGGAAGCCCTTCAAGTGTGTCACCTCGCCCGTTTCAGCGGAGCTGGAAAGGACGCCTGTGTGCTACGACTATGACGGTGAGCACTACCTGATCCACTATCAGGACTCTGACGTCCAGGTGAAGATGCTGCTTGTGTGGATGAATGAACAGAAGCAGTTTATTCTCATCAGTTTAGTTGTCTATGTGAGTGTTTGCTATGTAAATAAGTATTTCAGTAGAGATTACTGA
- the fbxo15 gene encoding F-box only protein 15 isoform X2, with product MAASKAVVPGRALRTSKRADKSSPASTQSFMERLPSEILIKILSYLDASTLCCINHINKLFYQLANSNALWRNLYIADFSKNKKCMDKSLLRMATMEVQDRPEGYYKRLYFKTVAECDMIKWTRRLGLISIHTGLPSQTENLNVTWELTVMDKSGRERTLEQSRSQFTETSVTLCWSGGDRLPDYQQISTLQLYGVRRLACVSPKRPVCRSLMAKLDMQTLTKNMQVIGQDRLVQLKLLQPGIIIGVWRDQCSVAFIMFTLHFHKLVERSTQGSSVCSYVEPVVQPPYCDIDPEYGLHGYQLHIVLHNTVCELMSGSFSQLFCHRTQISDGLIQLTVISSTNLSQHTPLSGDITLPWRCEALQGTVENCCIMSLTLLDEFRKPFKCVTSPVSAELERTPVCYDYDGEHYLIHYQDSDVQVKMLLVWMNEQKQFILISLVVYVSVCYVNKYFSRDY from the exons ATGGCGGCTTCGAAAGCAGTCGTTCCCGGACGAGCATTAAGGACGTCCAAAAGAGCTGACAAATCATCCCCAGCGTCCACTCAGAGCTTTATGGAAAG ACTGCCATCTGAGATCCTGATTAAGATTTTGTCATACCTGGATGCTTCCACACTTTGCTGCATAAACCACATCAATAAGCTCTTCTATCAGCTTGCCAACAGCAA TGCTCTTTGGAGAAATCTTTACATTGCGGATTTCAGCAAGAATAAAAAGTGCATGGACAAATCTCTGTTGAGGATGGCCACGATGGAGGTGCAGGATCGACCCGAAGGTTACTATAAGAGGCTGTACTTCAAGACTGTAGCTGAATGTGACATGATCAAGTGGACGAGGCGGCTTGGACTCATCAGTATTCACACAGGGCTACCCAGCCAAACAGA AAACTTGAACGTCACCTGGGAACTGACAGTCATGGATAAGTCAGGGCGTGAGCGCACTTTGGAGCAGAGCCGGTCCCAGTTCACTGAGACTTCAGTGACACTGTGCTGGAGCGGAGGAGACCGCTTGCCCGACTACCAGCAGATTTCCACCCTTCAGCTCTACGGTGTCAGGAGGCTAGCCTGCGTCAGCCCAAAGAG ACCTGTTTGTAGGTCCCTCATGGCAAAGTTAGACATGCAGACTCTAACTAAGAACATGCAAGTCATTGGCCAGGACAGATTGGTGCAGCTTAAGTTGCTACAGCCTGGCATCATCATCGGTGTCTGGAGG gaccAGTGCTCAGTTGCCTTTATCATGTTCACCCTCCACTTCCACAAGCTGGTGGAAAGAAGCACTCAGGGATCTTCTGTTTG TTCTTATGTGGAGCCGGTGGTCCAACCCCCTTACTGTGATATAGACCCTGAATACGGTCTCCATGGTTACCAGCTACACATTGTTCTCCACAACACTGTATGCGAGCTCATGTCCGGAAGCTTTTCCCAGCTCTTCTGCCACAGAA CTCAGATCTCTGATGGGCTGATCCAGCTAACCGTCATTAGCAGCACAAACTTGTCCCAGCACACACCTCTGTCTGGCGACATCACCCTGCCCTGGCGTTGTGAGGCCCTGCAGGGCACAGTGGAG AATTGCTGCATTATGAGTCTGACTCTGCTAGATGAATTTAGGAAGCCCTTCAAGTGTGTCACCTCGCCCGTTTCAGCGGAGCTGGAAAGGACGCCTGTGTGCTACGACTATGACGGTGAGCACTACCTGATCCACTATCAGGACTCTGACGTCCAGGTGAAGATGCTGCTTGTGTGGATGAATGAACAGAAGCAGTTTATTCTCATCAGTTTAGTTGTCTATGTGAGTGTTTGCTATGTAAATAAGTATTTCAGTAGAGATTACTGA
- the fbxo15 gene encoding F-box only protein 15 isoform X3, whose translation MAASKAVVPGRALRTSKRADKSSPASTQSFMERLPSEILIKILSYLDASTLCCINHINKLFYQLANSNALWRNLYIADFSKNKKCMDKSLLRMATMEVQDRPEGYYKRLYFKTVAECDMIKWTRRLGLISIHTGLPSQTEWVLRNLNVTWELTVMDKSGRERTLEQSRSQFTETSVTLCWSGGDRLPDYQQISTLQLYGVRRLACVSPKRPVCRSLMAKLDMQTLTKNMQVIGQDRLVQLKLLQPGIIIGVWRDQCSVAFIMFTLHFHKLVERSTQGSSVCSYVEPVVQPPYCDIDPEYGLHGYQLHIVLHNTVCELMSGSFSQLFCHRTQISDGLIQLTVISSTNLSQHTPLSGDITLPWRCEALQGTVERSWKGRLCATTMTVSTT comes from the exons ATGGCGGCTTCGAAAGCAGTCGTTCCCGGACGAGCATTAAGGACGTCCAAAAGAGCTGACAAATCATCCCCAGCGTCCACTCAGAGCTTTATGGAAAG ACTGCCATCTGAGATCCTGATTAAGATTTTGTCATACCTGGATGCTTCCACACTTTGCTGCATAAACCACATCAATAAGCTCTTCTATCAGCTTGCCAACAGCAA TGCTCTTTGGAGAAATCTTTACATTGCGGATTTCAGCAAGAATAAAAAGTGCATGGACAAATCTCTGTTGAGGATGGCCACGATGGAGGTGCAGGATCGACCCGAAGGTTACTATAAGAGGCTGTACTTCAAGACTGTAGCTGAATGTGACATGATCAAGTGGACGAGGCGGCTTGGACTCATCAGTATTCACACAGGGCTACCCAGCCAAACAGAGTGGGTCCTCAG AAACTTGAACGTCACCTGGGAACTGACAGTCATGGATAAGTCAGGGCGTGAGCGCACTTTGGAGCAGAGCCGGTCCCAGTTCACTGAGACTTCAGTGACACTGTGCTGGAGCGGAGGAGACCGCTTGCCCGACTACCAGCAGATTTCCACCCTTCAGCTCTACGGTGTCAGGAGGCTAGCCTGCGTCAGCCCAAAGAG ACCTGTTTGTAGGTCCCTCATGGCAAAGTTAGACATGCAGACTCTAACTAAGAACATGCAAGTCATTGGCCAGGACAGATTGGTGCAGCTTAAGTTGCTACAGCCTGGCATCATCATCGGTGTCTGGAGG gaccAGTGCTCAGTTGCCTTTATCATGTTCACCCTCCACTTCCACAAGCTGGTGGAAAGAAGCACTCAGGGATCTTCTGTTTG TTCTTATGTGGAGCCGGTGGTCCAACCCCCTTACTGTGATATAGACCCTGAATACGGTCTCCATGGTTACCAGCTACACATTGTTCTCCACAACACTGTATGCGAGCTCATGTCCGGAAGCTTTTCCCAGCTCTTCTGCCACAGAA CTCAGATCTCTGATGGGCTGATCCAGCTAACCGTCATTAGCAGCACAAACTTGTCCCAGCACACACCTCTGTCTGGCGACATCACCCTGCCCTGGCGTTGTGAGGCCCTGCAGGGCACAGTGGAG CGGAGCTGGAAAGGACGCCTGTGTGCTACGACTATGACGGTGAGCACTACCTGA
- the fbxo15 gene encoding F-box only protein 15 isoform X4 produces the protein MDKSLLRMATMEVQDRPEGYYKRLYFKTVAECDMIKWTRRLGLISIHTGLPSQTEWVLRNLNVTWELTVMDKSGRERTLEQSRSQFTETSVTLCWSGGDRLPDYQQISTLQLYGVRRLACVSPKRPVCRSLMAKLDMQTLTKNMQVIGQDRLVQLKLLQPGIIIGVWRDQCSVAFIMFTLHFHKLVERSTQGSSVCSYVEPVVQPPYCDIDPEYGLHGYQLHIVLHNTVCELMSGSFSQLFCHRTQISDGLIQLTVISSTNLSQHTPLSGDITLPWRCEALQGTVENCCIMSLTLLDEFRKPFKCVTSPVSAELERTPVCYDYDGEHYLIHYQDSDVQVKMLLVWMNEQKQFILISLVVYVSVCYVNKYFSRDY, from the exons ATGGACAAATCTCTGTTGAGGATGGCCACGATGGAGGTGCAGGATCGACCCGAAGGTTACTATAAGAGGCTGTACTTCAAGACTGTAGCTGAATGTGACATGATCAAGTGGACGAGGCGGCTTGGACTCATCAGTATTCACACAGGGCTACCCAGCCAAACAGAGTGGGTCCTCAG AAACTTGAACGTCACCTGGGAACTGACAGTCATGGATAAGTCAGGGCGTGAGCGCACTTTGGAGCAGAGCCGGTCCCAGTTCACTGAGACTTCAGTGACACTGTGCTGGAGCGGAGGAGACCGCTTGCCCGACTACCAGCAGATTTCCACCCTTCAGCTCTACGGTGTCAGGAGGCTAGCCTGCGTCAGCCCAAAGAG ACCTGTTTGTAGGTCCCTCATGGCAAAGTTAGACATGCAGACTCTAACTAAGAACATGCAAGTCATTGGCCAGGACAGATTGGTGCAGCTTAAGTTGCTACAGCCTGGCATCATCATCGGTGTCTGGAGG gaccAGTGCTCAGTTGCCTTTATCATGTTCACCCTCCACTTCCACAAGCTGGTGGAAAGAAGCACTCAGGGATCTTCTGTTTG TTCTTATGTGGAGCCGGTGGTCCAACCCCCTTACTGTGATATAGACCCTGAATACGGTCTCCATGGTTACCAGCTACACATTGTTCTCCACAACACTGTATGCGAGCTCATGTCCGGAAGCTTTTCCCAGCTCTTCTGCCACAGAA CTCAGATCTCTGATGGGCTGATCCAGCTAACCGTCATTAGCAGCACAAACTTGTCCCAGCACACACCTCTGTCTGGCGACATCACCCTGCCCTGGCGTTGTGAGGCCCTGCAGGGCACAGTGGAG AATTGCTGCATTATGAGTCTGACTCTGCTAGATGAATTTAGGAAGCCCTTCAAGTGTGTCACCTCGCCCGTTTCAGCGGAGCTGGAAAGGACGCCTGTGTGCTACGACTATGACGGTGAGCACTACCTGATCCACTATCAGGACTCTGACGTCCAGGTGAAGATGCTGCTTGTGTGGATGAATGAACAGAAGCAGTTTATTCTCATCAGTTTAGTTGTCTATGTGAGTGTTTGCTATGTAAATAAGTATTTCAGTAGAGATTACTGA